From Drosophila virilis strain 15010-1051.87 chromosome X, Dvir_AGI_RSII-ME, whole genome shotgun sequence, the proteins below share one genomic window:
- the LOC6634786 gene encoding hornerin — MQFAFSRALLICACLAFAAADQQPQPQQQQQQKQVQPNATPAKPKRDAGLSFGSGIYHGPSHKYLPPAAIGAGGYESTYATLHGNGLASSSGFDFASLDTDNSQQQQQYHHHHHHYSHQPHTYQSLASHHGHGRPVYISSSSAGGYHHRPQAPKVETYIVQTSSSGGGHGHGPGPSHGPGRGQQGHGLGGGYKYAGHGGGYLSLLGGAHKQHGGGGGGSSTYLLATPSYSSSSSSSSGSHGSGAGYSLGLGHGHGHGLAHSLGGQHFASGLEQHEHYEGPSSIHYKQQQPLSSYGVPLQPGYEHSSQLDSAEEELQQHHHQQQLPAEHGAAHKTQQEQQTPAYALGHKGLGHFSYTSSKPLALNTDIHPAGGHQEHNELFAELSKTPFMPSAFLGAKPEPSVGFDFATPSAQTTGYDYSAPAVLYGAPGQSGDSATPIFEPESTYLPPVSSFGAAATPTHGYH; from the exons ATGCAGTTCGCT TTTTCGCGCGCGCTTTTGATCTGCGCGTGCTTGGCCTTTGCCGCCGCCgatcagcagccgcagccgcagcagcagcagcagcaaaaacaagtGCAGCCAAATGCGACGCCCGCCAAGCCAAAGCGCGACGCTGGCCTAAGCTTTGGCAGCGGCATCTATCACGGACCCTCACACAAATACCTGCCGCCCGCCGCCATCGGCGCGGGAGGCTATGAGAGCACCTATGCGACACTGCACGGCAATGGCCTGGCCTCCAGCAGCGGCTTCGACTTTGCCAGCCTTGACACGGAtaacagccagcagcagcagcagtatcatcatcatcatcatcattatagCCACCAGCCGCACACATATCAGTCGCTGGCCTCCCATCATGGACACGGACGACCCGTCTACATCAGCTCGTCCAGCGCGGGCGGCTATCACCATCGGCCACAGGCGCCCAAGGTGGAGACGTACATTGTGcagaccagcagcagcggcggcggacatggacatggacctGGACCTAGCCATGGACCTGGTCGTGGACAGCAGGGTCATGGCTTGGGCGGCGGCTACAAATACGCTGGACATGGCGGTGGCTATCTGAGCCTGCTCGGCGGCGCACACAAGCAacacggcggcggcggcggcggcagcagcacctACTTGCTGGCCACGCCCtcctacagcagcagcagcagcagcagcagcggtagTCATGGATCTGGAGCAGGCTACTCGCTTGGACTTGGACACGGCCATGGCCATGGCTTGGCTCATAGCCTGGGCGGACAGCACTTTGCGTCCGGCCTCGAGCAGCACGAGCACTATGAGGGGCCCAGCTCCATACActacaagcagcagcagccgctgagCAGCTATGGCGTGCCCCTCCAGCCTGGCTACGAGCACAGCAGCCAGCTTGATTCGGCCGAGGAGGAGCTGCAACAGCatcatcaccagcagcagctgccggcaGAGCATGGCGCGGCGCACAAGACGCAACAGGAACAGCAGACGCCCGCCTATGCGCTGGGCCACAAGGGACTCGGCCACTTTAGCTATACGTCCAGCAAGCCGCTGGCCCTGAACACGGACATTCATCCGGCTGGCGGGCATCAGGAGCACAACGAACTGTTCGCCGAGCTGTCCAAGACGCCGTTCATGCCGAGCGCCTTTCTGGGTGCCAAGCCCGAGCCGAGCGTTGGCTTTGATTTTGCCACGCCCAGTGCACAGACGACGGGCTATGATTATTCGGCGCCGGCGGTGCTTTATGGTGCGCCCGGTCAGTCTGGTGACTCGGCCACGCCCATTTTTGAGCCAGAATCCACATACCTGCCGCCGGTGAGCAGCTTCGGAGCcgcagccacgcccacgcacGGCTATCATTAA